Proteins from a single region of Phycisphaeraceae bacterium D3-23:
- the dxr gene encoding 1-deoxy-D-xylulose-5-phosphate reductoisomerase codes for MATPTHNPSASSEDDAPRVRRLIVLGSTGSIGGNTLDVAEHLATHTGLDLQVVGLAAMRSTETLIEQAKRFDVQHLAVADRDAAQQVQTALPDATIYTGDDAAERLVRAIDCTDVAAAIVGSAGLGATLAAAELGRTIHLSNKETLVAAGALVMPIIERSGSALLPVDSEHSAIFQCLHGRDASDVQRVVLTASGGPFRDADPATIYDATPEQALAHPTWDMGPKVTIDSATMMNKALEIIEAHHLFKLPPERIEAIIHPQSIVHSFVEMRDGSVLAQLGPPDMRSPIHAAMTWPERTPGLATPMDWASLSQLDFEPVDAARFPALQLAYRAIRAGGTAGAVMNAANEQAVSAFLDGRIPFGRIVELVASAMDTIAAGPAETLAGILDADAQARRYVEDALSHSPATTD; via the coding sequence GTGGCGACCCCCACCCACAACCCGTCCGCCTCAAGCGAAGACGACGCACCGCGTGTGCGCCGGCTGATCGTGCTCGGCTCGACCGGCTCGATCGGCGGCAACACGCTCGACGTCGCCGAGCACTTGGCAACGCACACCGGTCTGGACCTCCAAGTCGTCGGCCTCGCCGCGATGCGCAGCACCGAGACGCTCATCGAGCAGGCCAAGCGGTTCGATGTCCAGCACCTCGCGGTGGCCGATCGCGACGCGGCGCAGCAGGTGCAAACCGCGCTGCCAGACGCCACCATCTACACCGGCGACGACGCGGCCGAGCGGCTTGTCCGCGCGATCGATTGCACCGACGTCGCCGCCGCGATCGTCGGCTCGGCGGGCCTGGGCGCAACGCTCGCCGCGGCGGAGCTTGGCCGAACGATCCATCTGTCGAACAAGGAAACCCTCGTCGCCGCCGGCGCATTGGTGATGCCGATCATCGAGCGATCCGGCAGCGCGCTCTTGCCCGTCGATTCCGAACACTCCGCAATCTTCCAGTGCCTGCACGGGCGCGACGCATCGGATGTCCAGCGCGTCGTCCTCACCGCGTCGGGCGGCCCGTTCCGCGACGCCGACCCCGCGACGATCTACGACGCCACCCCCGAGCAGGCGCTCGCGCACCCGACCTGGGACATGGGGCCCAAGGTCACGATCGACTCGGCCACCATGATGAACAAGGCCCTCGAGATCATCGAGGCCCATCACTTGTTCAAGCTCCCGCCCGAACGGATCGAGGCGATCATCCATCCGCAATCCATTGTCCACAGCTTCGTCGAGATGCGCGACGGCTCGGTGCTCGCGCAGCTCGGGCCGCCCGATATGCGCAGCCCGATCCATGCCGCGATGACCTGGCCCGAGCGCACCCCCGGCCTCGCGACGCCGATGGACTGGGCGTCGCTTTCGCAGCTCGACTTCGAGCCCGTTGATGCAGCGCGCTTCCCGGCCTTGCAACTCGCTTACCGCGCGATCCGCGCGGGCGGCACCGCGGGGGCCGTGATGAATGCCGCGAACGAGCAAGCGGTATCGGCCTTCCTCGACGGACGCATCCCGTTTGGCCGGATTGTCGAACTCGTCGCCTCGGCGATGGATACTATTGCCGCAGGCCCGGCCGAGACGCTCGCGGGCATCCTCGACGCCGACGCCCAGGCCCGGCGGTATGTGGAAGATGCGTTGTCCCACAGCCCCGCCACGACTGATTGA
- a CDS encoding site-2 protease family protein gives MKEILLIILGFGFLIFVHELGHFLVAKWVGIRCPQFAIGFGHAICSFRKGVGFRIGGTEKEFQTRAIKQLHADGVKPLGVKEEKDKDRDAEDVGLGDLDLGPELEDDSDRYYTAEQIYEASDKMGLSETEYRLNYLPLGGYVKMLGQEDIDPNAKSNDPRAYNNKPIWARACVISAGVVMNIIFGALFLTAAFMMGKQSPSATVGFVAPGMPASTSFAQGHEGDLRYLGMQNGDRIVGVNGKKPEEFTDVVIATALGSRNRAVELQVERRGEEDPLTFVLTPERERNGERLLSVGFMPGLSPEILYELEGEGETIDWLNGRMEAHPASTRTSDQAIRISRAGEIEVEDYSDILAAFAVSDGHPVAVTLHDPADGGETFETSIEALPTFVRYPEGPANLLGLVPVGEVVAVSDDMPVKEAGLEVGDILVQLGDLEWPSTTLQIAELLHANDREPLALVVERDGKVVDLGEVTPTRKNMLGLAIQPVYDGTAVAAIVEGSPAAAAMNQPDRFIPGTRITQVNGQAVETWADIQRTLIALTRLDEAPTQISLTYVIPMDGTQAERVDLALTEQHVKDLRAASWEPAYKSIQPTSDLITRKADGIGEALVMGADSTRDFIVQTYITLLRLIQGDVKLYNLRGPVGIVHVGTTVAKQGMPYFLFFLGLISVNLAVINFLPIPIVDGGHMVFLAIEKITGAPPSPKVMNVALYMGLAVIGFVFVMTLFYDVTRLVTGG, from the coding sequence GTGAAAGAAATCCTCCTCATCATCCTCGGCTTCGGCTTCCTGATCTTCGTCCACGAGCTGGGCCACTTCCTCGTCGCCAAGTGGGTCGGCATCCGCTGCCCGCAGTTCGCGATCGGGTTTGGACACGCGATCTGCTCGTTCCGCAAGGGCGTCGGCTTCCGCATCGGGGGCACGGAGAAGGAGTTCCAAACCCGCGCGATCAAGCAACTCCACGCCGACGGCGTCAAGCCGTTGGGCGTCAAGGAAGAAAAAGACAAGGACCGAGACGCCGAGGATGTCGGGCTGGGCGACCTCGATCTGGGCCCGGAGCTCGAAGACGACAGCGACCGCTACTACACCGCCGAGCAGATCTACGAAGCCAGCGACAAGATGGGGCTCAGCGAGACCGAGTACCGGCTCAACTACCTCCCGCTGGGCGGCTACGTCAAGATGCTGGGCCAAGAAGACATCGACCCCAACGCGAAGTCGAACGACCCGCGGGCCTACAACAACAAACCGATCTGGGCGCGGGCGTGTGTGATCTCGGCCGGCGTCGTGATGAACATCATCTTCGGCGCGCTCTTCCTGACCGCCGCGTTCATGATGGGCAAGCAGTCCCCCTCCGCCACGGTCGGCTTCGTCGCGCCGGGCATGCCCGCATCGACCTCATTCGCCCAGGGCCACGAAGGCGACCTCCGCTACCTCGGCATGCAGAACGGCGACCGCATCGTCGGTGTCAACGGGAAGAAGCCCGAAGAGTTCACCGATGTCGTCATCGCCACCGCGCTGGGCAGCCGGAACCGCGCCGTCGAGCTTCAAGTCGAGCGCCGCGGCGAGGAAGACCCCCTCACCTTCGTCCTCACCCCCGAACGCGAACGAAACGGCGAACGCCTGCTCTCGGTCGGCTTCATGCCCGGCCTGTCGCCCGAGATCCTCTACGAACTCGAAGGCGAAGGCGAAACCATCGATTGGCTCAACGGCCGCATGGAGGCGCATCCCGCATCGACACGCACGAGCGACCAGGCCATCCGCATCTCCCGCGCCGGCGAAATCGAAGTCGAAGACTACAGCGATATCCTTGCCGCCTTCGCCGTCTCCGACGGCCACCCCGTTGCCGTGACACTCCACGACCCGGCCGACGGCGGCGAAACATTCGAGACGAGCATCGAGGCGCTGCCCACCTTCGTCCGCTACCCCGAAGGCCCGGCCAACCTGCTCGGGCTCGTGCCCGTAGGTGAGGTCGTCGCCGTCTCGGACGACATGCCCGTGAAGGAGGCCGGGCTCGAAGTCGGCGACATCCTCGTGCAACTGGGCGACCTGGAGTGGCCCTCGACCACGCTGCAGATCGCGGAGCTGCTACACGCCAACGACCGCGAACCGCTCGCGCTTGTCGTCGAGCGCGACGGCAAGGTCGTGGACCTGGGCGAAGTCACACCGACGCGTAAAAACATGCTGGGGCTCGCGATCCAGCCGGTCTATGACGGCACCGCCGTCGCGGCGATCGTCGAGGGCTCCCCCGCCGCTGCCGCGATGAACCAGCCCGACCGATTCATCCCCGGCACGCGCATTACGCAGGTCAACGGCCAGGCGGTCGAGACCTGGGCCGACATCCAGCGCACGCTCATCGCGCTGACTCGGCTAGACGAAGCACCGACGCAGATCTCACTGACCTACGTGATCCCGATGGACGGCACGCAGGCCGAGCGCGTCGACCTCGCCCTCACCGAACAACACGTCAAAGACCTCCGCGCCGCGAGTTGGGAGCCCGCCTACAAGAGCATCCAGCCCACCAGCGACCTCATCACACGCAAGGCCGACGGGATCGGCGAAGCGCTAGTCATGGGCGCGGACAGCACACGCGACTTCATCGTCCAGACCTACATCACCCTGCTCCGCCTGATCCAGGGGGATGTGAAGCTCTACAACCTCCGCGGCCCCGTCGGCATCGTCCACGTCGGCACGACCGTCGCCAAACAGGGGATGCCGTACTTCCTGTTCTTCCTCGGGCTCATCAGCGTCAACCTCGCGGTTATCAACTTCCTGCCGATCCCGATCGTCGACGGCGGCCACATGGTCTTCCTCGCGATCGAGAAGATCACCGGGGCGCCGCCCAGCCCGAAGGTGATGAACGTCGCGCTGTACATGGGCCTCGCCGTGATCGGCTTCGTCTTCGTGATGACGCTGTTCTACGACGTGACCCGGCTGGTGACAGGCGGCTAA
- the yidC gene encoding membrane protein insertase YidC, translating to MRLALTIAAVVLGLTVVLAVTFYEPKAPDTGTDAEQEARQADADEGEQADEGVEADPGRVADAGDSDTGTDESDAEPDNAADSPAETDPPDDDATADAADANAEDADAEAPEAAPAATLHARFVEEDGTAITPIEIGSIEDGSAYKLRATISPYRAGVLEVRLADYFELVDQVEHHTLLKPIAEADDDNHRPAIGSYAARYIIIDGGDPIALFRQDAQGHWIGGWEVIDHNASSVTLRLVIESHLGEVRTPIAEVTRIYRLAEDAYTLQLEQSVKNLTDDPMRVQWEQYAQGDVTWDSGDYLRGRSRQYVLGYFNLKHDPGRFSISSRYLPRDSLVNEMTSDKNPWPSVWPNPDVDLDPAKAELAWLASVNRYFTVVTSSHVDPNATDSSGVVGLEAIYPEIGTILSPSAASDPDAKANDRAVMFTLRSQTLTVGAGKSTDPADLGLDIFTGPRKKQVFSEGAYAPMRLGQLVRYSLGGMCGFCTFQWLADGLMGLLQLFHTVLFDWGVAIILLVLIVRLCLHPITKRGQTSMMKMGKQMAAIQPEVAKLKKKYADNPQKMQQEQMKLFREKGINPAAGAMGCLPMLLQMPIWIALYAMLYYAIELRHEPAFYGFFQLFGDWQFLADLSRSDHFITFFKEPKTFSLLFITFDYSGINILPLLMAVTFYINMKFTTPPPANEQQAQQQKIMRIMPFLFPIMLYSAPSGLTLYICASTAAGIIDSYIVRKHVKELEESGKLFEKKERKPGGLMHRIQMAAEKAQQAQQERDKPGGGGDKNRGPQNFKKRKR from the coding sequence ATGAGACTCGCGCTTACGATCGCCGCCGTCGTCCTCGGCCTCACGGTCGTGCTTGCCGTGACGTTCTACGAGCCCAAAGCGCCCGACACGGGCACGGACGCCGAGCAAGAAGCCCGACAAGCCGATGCCGACGAAGGCGAACAGGCCGATGAAGGTGTTGAGGCGGACCCCGGTCGCGTCGCGGATGCAGGCGACAGCGACACAGGCACCGACGAATCCGACGCCGAGCCAGACAACGCTGCCGATTCGCCCGCAGAGACCGACCCCCCCGACGACGACGCGACGGCCGACGCAGCCGATGCGAACGCTGAGGACGCGGATGCCGAAGCGCCCGAAGCCGCGCCGGCCGCCACGCTGCACGCACGCTTCGTCGAAGAAGACGGCACCGCGATCACGCCCATCGAGATCGGCAGCATCGAAGACGGCTCGGCCTACAAGCTCCGCGCAACGATCTCCCCCTACCGCGCGGGCGTCCTCGAGGTCCGCCTGGCCGACTACTTCGAACTGGTCGACCAGGTCGAGCACCACACGCTCCTCAAGCCGATCGCCGAAGCCGACGACGACAACCACCGCCCGGCCATCGGCTCGTACGCCGCGCGCTACATCATCATCGACGGCGGGGACCCGATCGCCCTGTTCCGACAGGACGCGCAGGGCCACTGGATCGGCGGCTGGGAAGTCATCGACCACAACGCGAGCAGCGTCACGCTCAGGCTCGTCATCGAGTCGCACCTCGGCGAAGTGCGTACCCCGATCGCCGAGGTCACCCGCATCTACCGCCTGGCGGAGGACGCATACACGCTGCAACTCGAACAGTCGGTGAAGAACCTGACCGACGACCCGATGCGGGTGCAGTGGGAGCAGTACGCCCAGGGCGACGTGACCTGGGACTCCGGTGACTACCTTCGTGGGCGCAGCCGGCAGTACGTGCTGGGCTACTTCAACCTCAAGCACGACCCGGGCCGGTTCAGCATCAGCAGCCGCTACCTCCCGCGCGATTCCCTGGTCAACGAGATGACCAGCGACAAGAATCCCTGGCCATCGGTCTGGCCCAACCCCGACGTCGACCTCGACCCCGCGAAGGCAGAACTCGCCTGGCTCGCCTCGGTCAACCGCTACTTCACCGTCGTCACCTCGTCGCACGTTGACCCCAACGCGACCGACTCGTCGGGCGTCGTCGGCCTCGAAGCCATCTACCCCGAGATCGGCACGATCCTCAGCCCCAGCGCCGCCAGCGATCCCGACGCCAAAGCCAACGACCGCGCCGTCATGTTCACCCTCCGCAGCCAGACCCTCACCGTCGGGGCGGGCAAGTCCACGGACCCCGCCGACCTTGGGCTGGATATCTTTACCGGCCCGCGCAAGAAGCAGGTCTTCAGCGAAGGCGCCTACGCGCCGATGCGTCTGGGCCAACTCGTGCGCTACTCGCTGGGCGGCATGTGCGGATTCTGCACGTTCCAGTGGCTCGCCGACGGACTCATGGGCCTGCTCCAGCTGTTCCACACCGTCCTGTTCGACTGGGGCGTCGCGATCATCCTGCTCGTGCTGATCGTCCGGCTGTGCCTGCACCCGATCACCAAGCGCGGCCAGACGAGCATGATGAAGATGGGCAAGCAGATGGCCGCCATCCAGCCCGAGGTCGCCAAGCTCAAGAAAAAGTACGCCGACAACCCGCAGAAGATGCAGCAAGAGCAGATGAAGCTGTTCCGTGAGAAGGGCATCAACCCCGCGGCCGGCGCGATGGGCTGCCTGCCGATGCTCTTGCAGATGCCGATCTGGATCGCGCTCTACGCCATGCTCTACTACGCGATCGAGCTGCGCCACGAGCCCGCGTTTTACGGCTTCTTCCAGCTCTTCGGCGACTGGCAGTTCCTCGCCGACCTCTCACGCTCCGACCACTTCATCACCTTCTTCAAAGAACCCAAGACGTTCAGCTTGCTGTTCATTACGTTCGACTACTCGGGTATCAACATCCTCCCGCTGCTCATGGCCGTGACCTTCTACATCAATATGAAGTTCACGACCCCGCCGCCCGCGAATGAGCAGCAGGCCCAGCAGCAGAAGATCATGCGGATCATGCCGTTCCTGTTCCCGATCATGCTCTACTCCGCGCCGTCGGGGCTCACGCTCTACATCTGCGCCTCGACTGCGGCGGGCATCATCGACAGCTACATCGTGCGTAAGCATGTCAAAGAGCTCGAAGAGTCCGGCAAGCTCTTCGAGAAGAAGGAACGCAAGCCCGGTGGGCTGATGCACCGGATCCAGATGGCGGCCGAGAAGGCGCAGCAGGCCCAACAGGAACGCGACAAGCCGGGCGGCGGCGGCGACAAGAACCGCGGGCCGCAGAACTTCAAGAAACGCAAGCGGTAG